In Pleurodeles waltl isolate 20211129_DDA chromosome 5, aPleWal1.hap1.20221129, whole genome shotgun sequence, one genomic interval encodes:
- the LOC138297103 gene encoding uncharacterized protein F54H12.2-like — protein sequence MYLDLNNTLLHLFCKITRANCTNIKADAKVAPIHYPVATMFNQVGINLGDRLITQSDNMYAYRAYIESILNYSCESLDTQLSAGLFYKDTQAHFEYMALDGGNNGFKKRASFATGSIQFDFLERKHSDLFFQDKLLDNGIDLKIKLNRNNDVFYLIGGDAEQYKLVILSASLFVKKVKVSPSVRLADTGALQLSNVKNAIERVALKIFSIPAGTRLTQQQHLFLGQLLKLIIKGFVDNTAFSRLYTSNPFNFKHYDINYSALVHEGAVLPAKPFTPSFGTSNFVR from the coding sequence atgtatttggatctcaacaacactcttctACACCTCTTCTGCAAAATAACCAGAGCGAACTGCACCAACATCAaggctgatgctaaagtggcgccgATTCACTACCccgtcgcaaccatgtttaatcaagtgggcattaacctaggcgatcgactCATCacacaaagtgataacatgtacgcatacagggcctacatagagagcatTCTAAATTACAGTTGCGAATCTCTGGATacacagctttcagcggggctcttctacaaagatactcaagCGCATTTTGAGTACATGGCATTGGACGGAGgcaacaatggttttaaaaaaagagccagcttcgccaCCGGCAGTATACAGTTTGACTTCCTGGAGCGCAAACATTCAgatcttttcttccaagataagcttctagacaacggtatagatcttaagatcaaactcaaccgcaacaaTGACGTGTTCTATCTCATCGGCGGCGATGCagaacagtataaactggttatattgtccgcaaGCCTGTTCGTAAAGaaagtgaaagtgtcaccaagcgtcAGACTGGCCGACACTGGAGCTCTACAACTATCGAACGTCAAGaacgccattgaaagagtggctctaaagatattcagcatccctgctggtactagattaacgcagcagcaacATTTATTTCTGGGGCAACTCCTGAAACTCATAATcaaagggtttgtggacaatacagcttttagcaggctctatacctctaaccctttcaacttcaaacactacgacatcaactactCTGCTTTGGTCCACGAGGGAGCTGTTCTCCCCGCAAAACCCTTCACaccgagttttggaacatccaattttgtcaggtaa